A single Caldalkalibacillus thermarum DNA region contains:
- a CDS encoding methyl-accepting chemotaxis protein: MTPDSKADNADILEAFIKVAPYLNQLINDDITVGIYNTEKLLLNVPGKTFSLNVQKGDPLKEGDIITEAIKQNKAMAAVVPKELFGFPLIARAIPLHNENGEVIGGVGIGTSLEKANQLYQVAENLSAIVEQTTATIQEIAESISQLADQVNSISQEVQEVSNSASQIEKISVTVKEISEQSNLLGLNAAIEAARAGETGRGFSVVADEIRKLANFSKQNVVKIDQITKEIHQLLAGLEKSFAGVNQLTDSQAAAIQQISATMQEVSSNAQKLAQMAEDVLKAD, from the coding sequence ATCACTCCCGATAGCAAGGCGGACAATGCTGATATTTTAGAGGCTTTTATCAAGGTTGCACCTTATTTAAACCAGTTAATCAACGACGATATTACAGTCGGTATTTATAATACAGAGAAGCTTTTGTTAAACGTTCCGGGGAAAACTTTTTCGTTAAATGTCCAAAAGGGCGATCCGCTTAAAGAGGGGGATATTATCACAGAAGCAATTAAACAAAACAAAGCAATGGCGGCAGTCGTACCAAAGGAACTGTTTGGTTTCCCATTAATCGCTCGTGCCATTCCCCTGCATAATGAAAACGGTGAGGTCATTGGTGGAGTAGGGATTGGAACAAGTCTGGAAAAAGCCAATCAATTATACCAAGTTGCAGAAAATTTGTCTGCCATTGTCGAGCAAACCACGGCAACAATACAAGAAATAGCCGAATCGATTAGTCAACTGGCTGATCAAGTCAATTCAATCTCTCAAGAAGTCCAGGAAGTGAGCAATAGCGCCAGCCAAATTGAAAAAATTTCTGTCACGGTAAAGGAAATCTCGGAACAAAGTAATTTGCTTGGATTAAATGCAGCAATTGAAGCTGCCCGGGCTGGGGAAACGGGAAGAGGATTTTCAGTGGTTGCTGATGAGATTCGGAAACTGGCTAATTTTTCAAAACAGAATGTAGTCAAGATAGATCAAATCACGAAAGAGATCCACCAATTATTAGCTGGTTTGGAGAAATCTTTTGCCGGTGTTAATCAACTGACAGATAGCCAGGCAGCGGCCATCCAACAAATTTCAGCTACTATGCAAGAAGTAAGCAGTAATGCTCAAAAGTTAGCTCAAATGGCCGAAGATGTTTTAAAGGCTGACTGA